A segment of the Penaeus monodon isolate SGIC_2016 chromosome 38, NSTDA_Pmon_1, whole genome shotgun sequence genome:
TCATCCAGTCTCAGATATCAAGGCTCCTAATCTTTGAGCAAAATATACTCTTTGTACCACCACAAGGTATTTGCAACACAATCTATTTTACAGAGTGCAATAAAATGTATGCAGGGGCCACTTTATACTTAACACAAGTGTGTATTTACATGGCTGGAAATATGGTAGTTGCCTGATGAATAAAATAGgattcaaaaaatataaattatctgTAAAATAAATAAGGCATCAATACaaatggtggggggggaagaggaggaggaggaggaggaggaggaggaggaggaggaggaggaggaggaggaggaggaagaggaggaggaggaggaggaggaggagggaggaggaggaggaggaggaggaggaggaggaggaggaggaggaggaggaggaggaggaggaggaggaggaggaggaggaggaggaggagaagaaaaagaagaagaaaaagcgtaACATTTGAAAAACTAACCTTGCTTAGAATTTCCTTTGTTTCTGGAGTCCTATGCTCAGACAGGGATTTTTCATAAAAGGTTTTGGCCTTGGGATAATCCTGCAAGAACAAAAACATAATCAACTCTTGTAAGGTTAAAGGCTATGATAACTAAGTTTAAACAAAGTACATTTCCTATTaatttaaaatagtttaaaaaaggaGACCACTATTCTCTCATTTCaacaaattgataataaatacagaaaatacagAGGTAAGGACTGATTGCTTATAacaaacatacaccaacacatacatatgtttgtatgtctgtaaacaaacacatatatatatttttgtacatatatgtggcaAACACTACTTAACTATCTCCCAacatttttaagataaaaattaccaatcAAAAATGGGCTATTTTGaagtatatttagaaaaaaatatcttgtataaATATGGACTGTTAAAGAAGCCAAACAAAAAGACTATCAAGTTTCAAGCCACAGTGACAACATAAGTCTTCCCAACTGATGATGCATATAACATGCAAATAAAATCTTATAGGCCTagttagaaaaagggaaaaaagaaaaaaaaaaagaggacggtaaataaaaaacagatgTTACCTTTAAGCTTTTGTAGGCATTACCAATTCTAGTTAGTGCTTTAGCTATAAGCTTAAAGTCtgctctgttttctcttcctacttccaCAGCCTTCTCACAAGCAGCAATGCATTTCTCGTAGTCCTTCATTTCATAATAGACAGCTGAAAAGGCAAAGAATGTTAAATACtctctaataaaaacaaaatgtaaattaaatttaTGCATCTACTTTAATGAATTTACTTTTACCACAAACACCATTTCTGTACAAATAAACAAGGATCTGTGAACCATCTTCCAAAACTTAACCCACTTATACAGGATGGCTTCTAATTACATCATAGCAAAAACTTAACTAATAATGGATATCTAATGATGTCATTAGCCTGGATCCTGTTGGTTGGTCCTGGAGCCAGGCTTGGAATGGCATGTACCATACCAAACCGGACTGCCAAAATTTAGTCAACATCTTACCTGTTGTGAATGAGCTAAAGATATACCATAGAGGTTTTTAAATTGAAAGGCACAAGTGATTCCAAGAACTTAAAGAACAAACCAAAagtttctttaaatatatttttaattaaattaacgATGATGGGTGTCTCACTGATAAGATGACAAGAAAACACAGTGAAATGCAAGATGCTTGAATTCACTGCTTATTCTCCAACTGGGTCACACATCTCAAGTGCCTCATGACCACGTCCCCGGCAGCAGGTACTCGCTACTATTTACTTGCAGGTAACCTTAGTGGATGGGTTAACTTAACAAGTGTATAGGagtatggtttatataaaactcTTTGCTCAAtgtaaatgccttttttttttttcttcttcttttaaatctAGGATTGAAGATGTGAGGGGGGGAGCTGCAAGGGGGTGTGGTGGTAATAAGTTCAACCCAATGCTTCTAGGAAAATGCAgtgttcatttttcattttttgggggtgaaatatctctgcacatagctggctctgctagtgcttagtcacaaaggagtcatttagtagaccttgtgaccttacttgatttcacttttccttgaattggcagaattttttttttactaatgctatgaatatcgatagtgttacttttattatacatcataattactataatgttataaacactggtaacagaaaaataagctaatgtaaaatattttcataaatcaaggaaaaggggaaacgggcAAGACAGGCAGCACTCATAAGTGACGCATTGGtcacttagtacaagtgtagccatctatgtgtaaaaacatttaataaaggaAACTCACAGTGAAcatggcatgtacgtatacaCTATGCCTGGCAGCACTGGGTTGAAAATATTAcatggtgtgatgatgattatgtgctcctgaccccccaccccaccccacccccatgaGACTACACAATGCTGAGTTTACCTGCTTTGTTACTATAGAAGGTCATGTTGGCTGGGTCAATTTCAACAGCTTTATCATAGTGCTCCAAGGCCTTTTGGAAGTCCTTCTTCTTGTAGGCTTCGTTGCCAGCATCCTTTTCTTTGAGGGCCTAGATAACATAGACGTAAGAATAATATGCTTCTATcctctataaatataaatcaaatctaaatgaaatgataaataacttTACATCTCTAATCACAATTGAACTCCTGtacaatagtaattaaaaaactgGTTTTGCAAAGGGACTGCATGTCCTTCTATGTTGATGTCTTGTCAGAATCTGAATATCCTAATAACCTTTTGGCTTAATacatttattcttttctatataatctatatgtaaaaaaaaaaaagataagaacatCAGAAGtaaaatttaatgtaataataataacaataataataataatacctgatTGGAAATGATGACAGGAAAACAAAATAACTTGGACAATGCCAGACCAAGCCGCCATCCAACATTACCTGCAGTTGCTCTGGAGTCTTGTCaacctccatcttctcttccttcttgggGGGTGGTGTCGGGGTCTTcttggggggaggtgaaggatcaggttcctcctcatcatcttcatccataGGCATTCCTCCTTTGTCCATTCCTAACAGCACACTTAAGGTGGTTAGGACTCTCTTGTCATTCAACTTTGtactgaaaagaaaatggaaaagcattcaatatttaaaaattattgataCACAGTAAGAATGATGAGCAACTCTTTATACAAATGATCCCCTGCAAATCATGTACTATCCATTTGTACATACAAACCTTTATATGCTAATCTGTAAAATCAAGAGTAACAGCAGTAACAATTAATCCTTAAAATTCTAAAAAGACTAGTATAAAATACAGGAACCTAAACCAATTCCTGTTACTTACCCAAGGGCCTCAGGACTGGCAGAGAGTTCATTGATCATCTTGACATATTCTGGGTCCTTCATATATTCTTGAGTACGAGGATCTGTTGCCAAACGCGCCATTACATTTGGATTACTGAATGGATTCATCATTTTGCTTGGCCCATCTCTTGCCATCTGCCATTCAAAAAgaaagattaattattattattattattattatattattattattattattaccttacacTGCAGTTTCCCTGGATAGCCTTAACATGTGCCACCTGTAGGGGCTCATGTTAGAATGTGTACCAAGTAACAAAATatgtgtaagtaaataaatagaaaatactgaaataaatgaaatattaaataggTAACACTGGTAGTGGTCTTCATCAAGAAATCTGGAATAAAATCTTAAAGTCTACCAGATCATATACTGCATACTTCAGTATCAACTTTCAGTGACAAATGAaaagctctgtgtgtgtgtgtgtgtgtgtgtcggtgtgtgtgtgtgtgtgtgtgtgtgtgtgtgtgtattgtgtgtgtgcgcgtattgtgtgtgtgtgcgcgtattgtgtgtgtgtgcgtgtattggtgtgtgtgtgcgtgtattgtgtgtgcatgtgcgcgtgtgttgtgtgtgcatggtgcgcgtgtgttgtgtgtgcgtgtgcgcgtgtgttgtgtgtgcgtgcgtgtgtgtgttgtgtgtgcgtgcgtgtgtgtattatatatatataatataaagatatttaaaatatattttataatatatatatatatatatattataatatatatctatattttaaaatatatatatatattaagataaaaatatatatatataatatatatatatattatatatattatatatatatataaatatatattatatatatatattaatatattttatatatatatatatttataatatataaatatatattataaatattatatatataattaatatattatattatatattatatatatatattataaagtaaaattaataatttttataaatatagtaaaatatatattttataataatataattaagattttaaattataatgattttatataatattatatttaatatatgggatataatatattttaatattattatatatatagattataatatatatattttaaaataatattatatataatattaataatatattatataatatattataatatatatattataaaaatttatatatataaatattttataataatatattataatataaaatattttaaaaataaaaataataataaatatatattaaaaaataataattttaaaatatatatataattatataataaatatataattttatatatttatatatataattatttatatatattaatatatatataataattatatatattaaaatataatatatataaatatatttaatataaaatatatataaaaattaattatatatatatataaatatatatataataatatatatatatatataaatataattatatatatatattatataatatatatatatataataaataatatattatataaaataatatataatatatatagataaatatattaatatatatatataatatatatatatatataaatataatatataaaatatatttttaaataatttttatatattatatatataaatttatataaaattttaaaaattttatataaatatatatataatatataatatatataaaatataatataaatataaaatatatatatatataaaaatataaaaaatataaaatatatattataatattataataatatatatatatatattatatatataattttttaataaaatatatatatatataaaatattatttataatttatatatatatatatatatatatataatatatattattatatattatatatataattatatatatttataaatatatataaaattttatatattatatatataataaaaatatctatatatatataaaatatatatatatatatatataataatatatataaataaaatttaatatatatatatatataaaatatatatatatatataataaattataaaatttatattattatatatatataattaatataatattattataatatataaaaaatatatatataatataatatatatatattatatatatatatatatatattataatataataatatatattatatatgctgtgcatgccacaccccaaaaaagaaaaaataaataaaataaataaaaaaaattgagagggGTTGATGCTTTGAAGACAAATGACAAGCACACAATGACTGGTCCTCTTACCTTTGCCCTGCACTCTGCAAGACCATCTTTTAGTTGCTGGTTGTTAGGATCTAATgcagcccttttttttaaaaaagcgacGCCTTGTTAAACGGCCCTAATATTTTAAAGCGCTCCTTTTCGAGAAAGCCCTGAGAAGTGTTTGATTTTTTGTGGCTTGTGAAGTAAGGAATGGAATagggaaaatataatgatatacataaaaaaggtgaagtacataaagggaaaaaaaaaaaaaaaaaaaaatacatacctttCCCCAATCAGGTTTGTATAGTACAGTCTTGTCTGCATCTAAAAGAGCCTCATGGTACTTCTCCATCTTTGCATATGCAGCTGATCTATTGGGGAATGAGAGCAAATATTTGAACAAAGAAGTAATAACCActcaaacagatacatacatttcataatatAGATTTCCACTTATGGTATCATATTCATTGAAAAGATAATGGAATCACAGAAAGAAGGGATGAGAAtggagtagaagaggaagaaaaaaatgagacagggaaaagagaaaaaggagaggaaagagagagaggggggagagaaaagagaggagagaggagaagagagaggaggggaagaggaaggggagaaaagagaagaaaaagagagagaaaagagagagaaaagagatagaagagagaaaaaagagagagagaaaggagaagaaaagagaaaagaaaaaaagagaaagaaaagaagaaaagaaagagaggagaaaaagaggggggggggaagaaaaagggggaggggaaggggagagggaaaaaaggggaggaggaaggggaagggggagagagagagagagagagagaaattaaggtTAAACCCATAACCTGTTCTTACAAACAGGTTTTTCTGGATCAAGTGCAATAGCTTCTGAGTATTTATTAACAGCTTCTTGCACATTTCCGGCACTAAGAGCAGCATTACCCTCATCCTTCAAGGCGGCAGCCTAGGGCAGATAACATACATTAAGTTGTGACTATTAATAACTTCAGCTATTGAGCCCTTTATCCTATTATTTCCCCATAATCATAGGATAACTGACAACTAAGTATCTATGTAATTCTTAGTTTCATTTGAAGcccattaaaatttatttacttcAGTAGTGAATACTTATGCATTCTCCTTTGGAGACGATGCAATGCTAATACCTATATATTGTGAATTTCCCACCAAAACACAAAGATATGTAACATAAATCATAGccatagaaaatatatcatagaGAAAGTTGTGCATTTGAAAACTTATCATTGGTATTAACTGAACACATCTTGACTAGTTAAAATTCTGTGCAGCCTAAACTCTCAGGCCCCATGTACCACAGCATGGTAATGTGTGGTACTGATACACTAGTTTTAGTGGTGTATATTGCACCAGTGAAGTTCTAGTTTgtggttttgataaaaaaaagttggcCTAAATTTCTGCAAAAGCATCCAGTCATCATATTGAAGGCTGCTATAAACTGTGATTGAGTTTAGATACTAATAGCATAACATATGAGATGCCTATTCTTGGCATGACATACGTACCCTATGGAagcaaatgtttaaaaatgaacGTGTACAATGCCTAAACTGGAGACAAAAACCATAGTCTAATTGTCTACAACCAGCCTACATCCTGAAACCCATCAAATTTGATATGGATGGAATACTGTCTACAAACCAAATACAGTTGAAGGGACTTTGCCATAGGCCTTAATAAAGATATGACCTTAACCCAGTGCTgccgggcatggcatgtatgtacatactatgTCCATTGTGAGTTTACTTATTGTTTTTAACCATAGATAGCTACACTTGCACTTAAACATAGATAGCTACACTTGCACTAAGTCATcagtgagccaattatgagtactgcctgtctcgcccgtttacccttttccttgatttatgaaaatattttacgtagtcttattttgctgttactaatgtttataacattatagtaattatgtctataataaaaataacaccactgaCATTCatggcattagtaaaaaaaataataataataaaatgaaaataaaaaaataaaaaataaaaaataaaatcctgccaattcaaggaaaggtgaaatcaagtaaggtcacaaggtctactaattgactcctttgtggctaagcattaGCAGGGGCACCAATGTGCtgaggcattctctctctctctctctctctctctctctctctctctctctctctctctctctctctctctctctctctctctctctctctctctctctcacaaaaaaagTGCATTTTCCCAGCATCATTGGGTTAATTCTATGCATCATTATATTTACAGACCATGTTTAAAAtcacaaggaaaaataaatttgacaACCATCTTCAGTTATTTTCAATGTATTGTGGAATGCATTAtcacataatgcatatatttagttTATCAACTACCTTTATAAGTAGatgtaagaaaacaaaaataaaatactactaataattattcaTAGAAAGAAATACATCAAATGGTGCCATAGCCTCTGCATTTGGTACTCTAGCGAAAGCCAACAAAATACATCATGTATTCTGTGGCAAGATAAGGTATAGATGTATTCCTTGCTTGATGCTATAGTGCCAAGGAAGTCTACAGGCAAAATTTAACCAGCAAATATACTGCTTGAAGGAGGCTTGCTCATTCCTATAGTAGTATGAATCACAAAAGTAATGGCAACATTTATTATGCAGATTCATGGACTTCATTAAGTGACTTGGTGCTATTTATACTTTCAACACATAACTTACATACTTATTATGTGCATTACTATAGTTTTTTCAAGAGTCTCTTTTGAAAATAATTACCTAAATGTACATATGCAGCCATAGGTAGATCTGTACATTATAAAACAAGAACTATTAATCCCTTATATCATAAAACAGTACTCCTTACACACATGAAACATGATATAGTtaagtaaatagtattttttcttcatatttctttgtTCCTTCCCTCCACTGGGCAGGATAGTTTCAGAACACTGATAACTGATCAGAGGGAATACATGGAATTTCTCACTGGAAATAAATTTAGATgctaatgttataaatattataaatactctAAAATGTGACATAATATAACACCTCCAAATACATGTTACAGTATAATTatcaacaaacaaaatacaaatgatGCTGACCCTGTAATTTTCAATGCACACTTGTCCAGATCACAGACcttgatatttattcatatttcctaTAATTAAGGAGGACTGAGTTGTTCCCTAACAAACACTATTATTGCAAACTTCAATAAAATTCacataaaaatggaaaagtaaaTACAGGCAATTGCATCAGTTATGGCCTAATCCTACATCCGCCACTAACACTACTCAGAACAGGAAATACTTTAATAATGGATGAAATCAAGAAACACAAAACAGTTCCATTCGTTATTAATAAAATCGCTGAATCCGAAGCAAGGAGCAAACAAACACCAACGTCCTTCCTCGTATTCCGAAAAAGGACCCTCCCCCGCGAAAGGGTTCAGAACCGAGTCCTATCACACGGCCATGGAGAAACAAAACTCCCGGCATGTATCCATTCACTACAAAAAACATTTCCGTTCCCACAGAACCTCTTCTTCTAAATCACCAAACCGTCTAACTCATCACCGGAGTAAACTAATTACCTTGGTCTTATTATCCGCCATCGCTAAAGGAAACACGCGGCTTTACACAGTGAAGCTCGAGGATGAAATGGTGCACGTCCACCTCGTGCGAAGTCGTGGAAGTCTCtcgaaccacaacaacaacacttaGAGACCGCGGGTATAAAATACTGAGAGTCCGCGagcttaaaaaatattttggggtggAGAATgatgattttctttatatataggcAAGGTATTTTGCATGATAGGGGACGATTTGTGACACATAGATGGATGGTAATTTtagttcttattaattattaaccCTCCTTGTCGGCTGTTGGACATGTGGTAGTTTGCGGGAGAGGTAACgagaactttattttttttcctaattggtAATCGTCAAACAAATACCATATTTAGCAATTTGCCATGACTTATCATACATGGCTTCTGCTAATAATTTTATCAATAAGTGAAATACGTACGATGCTTTACTTCTTTCTAGAACATTTCCTGTGGTGAGTGCACGCCAATTCTCGAGTTTTCCAAAAGATTCTATGAGAAGGCCGTAGAACGTGTCAAAGAAACAGAGAACCTGTAAGTTCTATCCAGTATTTTCGACAGCGTAGCGTGCATTTAAATCCATTTTTCACTATTTAATCAACAATTATTAGTAGAGAAAAAATTATGTTTCAGATACAATTTagtaacacacacgcgcgcgcgcgcacacacacacacacacacacacacacacacacacacacacacacacacacacacacacacacacacacacacacacacacacacacacacacacacacacacacacacacacacacacacacacacacacacacacacacacacgtacatacacacacacacacacacacacactgtttttcGCATCGGAAATCAGATTTCGTTAGTCAAACCTCTGGAAAATTCTAACCTGCCAAATAGTTTTCTCTCAtactctcataatatatatatatatatatatatatatatatatatatatatatatatatatatatatatatatatattacacacacacacacacacacacacacacacacacacacacacacacacacacacacacacacacacacacacacacacgcacacatatatatatatatataaa
Coding sequences within it:
- the LOC119596590 gene encoding stress-induced-phosphoprotein 1-like, producing MARDGPSKMMNPFSNPNVMARLATDPRTQEYMKDPEYVKMINELSASPEALGTKLNDKRVLTTLSVLLGMDKGGMPMDEDDEEEPDPSPPPKKTPTPPPKKEEKMEVDKTPEQLQALKEKDAGNEAYKKKDFQKALEHYDKAVEIDPANMTFYSNKAAVYYEMKDYEKCIAACEKAVEVGRENRADFKLIAKALTRIGNAYKSLKDYPKAKTFYEKSLSEHRTPETKEILSKLERLMKEHERLAYIDPAKAEEEKEKGNSCFKKGDYPSAIKHYTEAIRRNPDDPKIYSNRAACYTKLAEFNLGLKDCEECIRLDPNFVKGHIRKGKIHQVLKQFTKAQDSYQKAIDLDPNCQEALDGFRECMMAANSDPEEVRKRAMADPEVQQILKDPAMRMILEQMQSDPRALQDHLKNPDVAAKIQKLLQSGLISIR